The DNA region CCTGAACGTCGGCAATCAAGGGCGGGTCTCCTCGGGGGGTAAAGGGGGCGGGAGGACGGACGGAACACACCGGCAGAAGGGGCGTTGGGGGGGGCGGGCAGCCCGGGCGGGGGGGGTCAGGCGCGCCAGATCCACTCATTCCGGGAAGCACCAGGGCCACCCAAATCCCGTCCCACACGTTCTCCGCACACCACAGATCGGACGCGGGCGGGGCGCGCATGGGGGGGTTGGTCAATCTTACTGGCGTCTTACAAAATCGTCCGTTACGATTGCGCCTGTACCACCCAAGCTCTAGGAGGTTAGACCAGAACATGGCCGAATATCTTTCCCCTGGCGTCTTCATTGAGGAGTCCACGAGTGGACCCCGGCCAATCGAGGGTGTCAGCACCACCACCGCCGCTTTCGTGGGATTTGCGCCCAGCGGGCCGGCCAACACGCCGGTGTTCATCGCCAACTGGCAGCAGTTCGTGGACACCTTCGGGACCATCGACGCCAGCGGCAGGAAGACACCCTTCATGGAAGGCGCGTACCTCGCCCAGTCGGTGTACGCGTACTTCAACAACGGCGGCACCCGCTGCTACGTGGTGCGCCTCGTGCCCGGCGAAGTCACCAGCGGCAAGAAGACCGTGGAGGCCGCCCGCAGCCTGCAGCTGCCCAGCCGCGCCAGCAGCGCCGTGCCGAGCCTGAACATCGTCGCCCGCGGCGGCGTGCAGAGCGACGTGATCGTCGAGATCCTGCCGGCCACCCCTGAAGCCAAACCCGACGCGCCCCAGGGCAACCAGGGCAAGGGCAAGGACGCCAAGGGCAACGACGCCAAGGACGCCGACAGCGGCGAGGGCGACGGCCTGTTCACCATGAAGGTCACCCGTGACGGGCAGACCGAACGCTTCGAGAACGTCTCGATCGGCAAGCGCCACCCCCGCAACGTGACCGAGGTGCTCACCAAGGAAAGCACCCTGATCACCATCGAGGAAGTCACCGGCGCCGGCCCCCTCGCCGAGCGCGTGCCGGAAGTCGGCACGTACGTCCTGCAGGCCGCCACGAACGTCCTGACCAGCGGCGGCGAGATGAACAACCAGGACTTCGTGGGCTCCACCGACGGCCGCAGCGGCATCGAGAGCCTGGAGATCGCCGAGGAAGTCGCCATGATCGCGGTGCCCGACCTGATGGGCGCCTACCAGCGCGGCCTGCTCGACCTGGACGGCGTCAAGGCCGTGCAGCGCGCCCTGATCGACCACTGCGAGCGCAACGCCAACCGCATGGCGATCCTGGACACCCCGCCCGACCTGACCCCCCAGCAGGTCGTGAAGTGGCGCAACGTGGACACCAACTTCGACTCCAGCTACGCCGCCATGTACTACCCCTGGGTCACCATCGCCGGCCCCGACGGCCGCCCCATGACCGTGCCCCCCAGCGGCTTCGTGGCCGGGATCTACGCCCGCACTGACATCGAGCGCGGCGTGCACAAGGCCCCCGCGAACGAACTGGTGAACGGCATCCTGCGTCCCGCGCTGCAGATCAGCAAGAGCGAGCAGGACATCCTCAATCCCATCGGCGTGAACTGCATCCGCGAGTTTCCGGGCATGGGCGTGCGCGTGTGGGGCGCCCGGACGCTGTCCAGCGACGCCCGCTGGCGTTACGTGCCGGTCCGCCGCCTGTTCAACTTCGTGGAGCAGAGCATCAACCGCGGCACGCAGTGGGCGGTGTTCGAACCCAACGACGAGAACCTGTGGTTCCGCGTTCGCCGCGACATCACCAACTTCCTCACCGGCGTGTGGCGCGACGGGGCCCTGTTCGGCAACACCGCCCGCGAGGCCTTCTACGTGAAGTGCGACGCCGAACTCAACCCCGCCGACCTGCGCGACCGTGGCATCATGCAGATCGAAGTGGCACTCGCGCCCGTCAAACCGGCCGAGTTCATCGTGATCCGCTTCAGCCAGCACGCCGGCGGCGGCGAGTAAGCACGCCCCCCCGCCCGTTCCCAGGCGCACGACTTCCCCGGCTCCCTTCCACGGATTCCGTCTTCCCCTTCATTTTCCCCCATCCCGGAAGGGAGCCCGTCTGCCCGCGCCCCGAACACCACTTCCCCAAGTTCCCATTCCGTTTCCCCGAAAAGGCAGGAGGTAGAGCATGACTGGTGACAACACGAACCGCAAAGACCCCTTGGTGGCCGCTTACTTCAGCGTGGAATTCGACGGCAAGGTCGTCGGCGCCTTCCGCGAATGCACCGGCCTGGGCAGCCAGAGCCAGGTCGTCGAGTACCGCGCCACCGACAAGAACGGCAAGCCCGTCCTGATCCGCGAGCCCGGCACCATGAAGTACAACGACATCGTCCTCAAGCGCGGCATCACCAACGACATGGACATGTGGTCCTGGCGCCGCCAGGTGGAAGAAGGCGACCTGACCGGCGCCCGCCGCAGCGGCACCATCACCCTGCACAACCAGAAAGGGGAGCCGATCGCCCGCTGGACCTTCCGCAATGCCTGGCCCAGCAACCTCAACGGCCCGACCTACGACGCCAAGAGCAACGAGGTCGCCGTGGAAGAACTGACCATCACCCACGAAGGCTACACCCGCGAGCAGTAAGCGGGCGGAGCTGACACGTGAATGAAACCCCATTCATGTTGCCCGTCGGACTGCTGCTTTCCGACGGGCAGCTCCACCGCGCCGGCCAGCTGCGCCCCGCCACCGCCCTGGACGAGATCGAACCCATCGGGGACGACCGCGTCCGGCGCAACGAGGCCTACTACGGCCTGCTGCTGCTCTCCCGCGTCGTGACCCGGCTGGGGCCCTACAGCCCCGTGCCGCCCGAGGTGATCGCCGCGCTGCCCGCCGCCGACTACGCCTACCTGCAAAGCCTGTACGCCAGCGTGAACGGCCAGGCCTTCAGCGGAATGGCGCCCGGCGGCGCCGTGGCCGCGCCCACCCAGCCAGTAACAGCAGCCGGCCCGGCCATCATCGAGACCGAGTGCCCGCACTGCGGCGCGCTGCTGGAACTCAACCTGGACGAGGGCCACGCATGACCCGGCCCGCCGCCCCCACCGGTCCCGCCAGCTCCGGCCGTTCGGCCGCGTCCCCCAGTGACGCGGCCAGCGTCGGCAACCGCCAGCAGACCCGCAGTGACCTCGACCTGGCCGCCCTCAGCGACCGGGTCTACCTGCTGATGCTGGAGGACCTGCGCCTGGAACTGGCCCGCCGCACCGGAAAGGTCAGGTAAGCCCCCATGAATGCAGACAAGAACAGCACCATCGTGGCCCAGGTCGCCGAGACCTACGCCCAGTATAAGAACCGCACCCAGCAGGACTCCCGGGCGTCCGAGTCCGCGTACAAGGTGCTCGCCAACTGCCGCTACCGGGTTGCCATCGACGGCATCGAGTACGCCGCGTTCAGCGAGGTCAGCGGCCTGCAGATCGAGACCGAAACCATGGACTTCATCGAGGGCGGCTTCAACGACCGCGTCCTGCGCCTCCCCGTGCGCTCCAAGGTCGGGAACCTCACCCTGAAACGCGGCATCACCTCCGGCAACGAGTTGCTGCAATGGCACCTGCGGATCGTCCAGGGCTACCTGGACCTCAAGAACGTCACCATCTACGTGTACAACACTAAAGGCGACGTCCTCACCCGCTTCGAACTGATGCAGGCCTTCCCCGTGAAGTGGTCCGGCCCGCAGTTCACCGGCGGCGGCGACGCCGTGGCCGTCGAAACGCTGGAACTCGCGCACTCCGGCTTCCTGCAGATCAACTGACCCCGGCCCCACCAACCCGCACACCCACAACACGAGAACCGGACAATCGCACCACCCGCCCCCGCGCCTGAACAGGCCGCCGGGCCACACGCCCGGGACGGGCAGCCACACCCGACCCCGCCGGAACTCCAGGGGGCCGAGCCTCCAGGGCCACACGCGCCCACAGGCCTCAAGGGAGGGACACTGTGAACATCTTCAACGAGCGGCTGCAACGGATGAAATTCAGTTACCTGATGGCCGTCACGCAGCGCGACACCGCTCCCGCCGCCCTTTTCACGCTGCCTCTCCCCGGCCCGCCGGCCGCCCCCGCCGGCCTGACCCCCGGGATGATGCCCAGCCCCCAACGGCCGGGCAACGCCAGCGGGCCCGCACGGCCTTTTTCCGTGCCGGTCCAGCCGACCACGCCGCACGCAGCGCCCCGCGTGCTGCACGTGCGCGCCCACCTGCTCCGCGCGCCTGCCACTCCCCGCCAGCCCGAATGGGAACCCGCGGCGCCGGCCTTTTCCCCCGCCGCCTTCCCCACTCCACAGCCCGTGGTACCGCAACAACCGGAATTCTGGCCAGCTGTGAACGCCAGTCAGCCGGCAGCCTTCGACCCGGGGTTTGAGGCCCCCATGTTCGACCCGGACACGCTGGCCCAGCCGACCTTCACGGAGGACCCGAGCGGTCCCACGGCGGGCGGGCCCACCGATCCGCTTGACCCGTTCGGAGACCTGGCCGAAGCCCTGGCCGCCGGCCTGACCACCGCCCCACCCGAACACCCCCAGCCTTCGCCTCAATGGACTCCGGACGCCCCGATGGCCCCTGCGCCAGCCGCACCGGAACCAGAACTTGCGCCCGCCCCGCCGCGCATGCCCTCCTTCACGGAGGCGATGGCCCTGAACGGCCGTCTCGGCGCGTCTGGACCCGCTGACAGGACCGTGCCTGCGCCCGGTGTGCCGCCCACGCTGTCGGAACAGGCAACAGCCGCCACACGCGCCTCTGGTCCCCAGGCTGTGCCCCCCACGTCCAATTCGGCAGCGCCCTTCCAGCCGCAGAGCCCGCAACAGCCGCGCGTGACCCTGGAGGAGCGGCTGCGCGCCGCCACCGCTGCAACCGAAGCGGCTCCCGCCCTGGCCCCAGCCGTCCAGGCACAGCCGACGATTCGCCCAGAACCCCTGCCTCAGTCCATTGCGCCTGCGCGGAATGCCACTGAGCCGGTTGCCGACACAGTCACAGCGCTGGCTCAGCCGGTCTCCGTTCCTGAGAATCAGGAGACGCCGGAACAGGCATCGACTCCGATCCCGGAAATCGCGCCTGTCCGAGCCGCAAGTAGCCCGGAGTCCGTCCCGACCCCGTCGGAGCCCATGGTCATCCCCGAGAAAGCAGAATCCGCTGGGACCATGGCCGAGCCTTCTTCTGAAGTTGCTGAGGCGGAGGAGATTGTAGAGGTGGCGCCTCCCACTGCTCCGGAGTCCAAAACCGCATCACCTGTCACGCCGCCCGCTGAAGCAGACACCAGTAGCAATGTCGCTCCAGCCACCCCGGAAGAGGACGCCGTGCAGCAGGCCCGGCAGGCAGAGGAAGAGCAGAAGAAACGCCAGGAACTGGAGGACCTGATGCGCCGCATGAACAACGGCGTCCCGGTCCGCCTGCCCCGCCGCCCCCGGCCGAACGTGCCCGTGAAGGCCGAGCCGGCCGAGCCGCCCCCCCCACCCCTGCCCGAGATCCCGCTGGAAGTCGCGCAAAACTTCCTGGCCCGCCTGAACCGCTTCGCGGAAATGGAGCAGAGCGGCGAGACGAGCGAGGCCCCCCTGCTGTACAACCGCCTGGAGCATTGGGAGGACCACCACCCGGAGAACAACGCCCGGATTGAGGACTACCTGGATGTGAGTCCGCCCGACACGGCACCCACGCCCGCGCAGGCCATTCCGGTAGACGAACGCACGGCCCCTTCCCCTGTATCCCCTGTCCGGCACAACACAGCCCCGCCGGTGCCGGCCACGAATCCTGCAGCCGGTCTTCCCGCGGCCCCGGCCGCCCGCCTGCAAAAGGCGCTGGAAGTGGGCGAACGGCACCGCCTGAAGGCCGAACCCCGCACGACCACCACGAGTCGCGCCCGTGAAGGCCAGCCGCCGTCCCGTCCCCGCCCGTCGCCGGATGCCGACGACACGGAGGGCAGAACACCAACCCCCATCCTGAACCGCACCTGGCCTGATGCAGCTCCGGTGGTCGCCCCTCCGATCCAGAGCCGCAAGGAGCAGGTGCAGGAAACCCGCCCTCTGCTGAGCGTGCCGGATCACGAGACCGGTGACATCACCCAAGCGCGGCCTGAAGTGCAGCCAACACCTTCCATGGCGAGCCCGATCCTCACTCCCGATCCGTTGGAGCAATCCGAATCCACACGACGGACGGAGGCGATTCCCGAGGGTGAGGGCGAACACGGCACGGAGGAGGTCAGCCTTCACCGGACGGCCTCTGTCACTTCGCCTGTGTCATCTCTCTCCTTGCCCTTGGGATCTGAAGTAAGCCCTTCAATGCCTGCTGCCCAGGATCGTCCGGTAGAAAATGCCCAGAGTCTGCCTCTGGAGGGTTCCGTACCCTCAGGACCCCCTCTGATTCCATCCGTAGAAGGGCCCCATGCTGCCTCAATCCCAGCGGAGTCTCCTGCCCTGCCGACCGCTAAAGCGGCCGCCGATCAGCGTCCGCCGCAACAGATCACTGCGCTCTCCCGTGGACCCCGATCAATCGAAAGTCCACCGTTGGCACCCACAGTCCTGGCCCCGTCAGAGGTCGAGATCGCTCCCTTGGTGGTGACCCGACAGACTACGCCCTTGATCTCCGCCGCTCCCGTCACTCCAGCGGCAATGCCGGAACGAGGTGAGCCGACCCAGGTCCCTGCGCAGTCATCCGAAGGACTGCCTTCACGGCCAGCATTCCTGGCTTCGCAGATTGCAGAAACCGCCCCCATGGTGGTGGCTCAACGGGCCGCCTCCTTGCTCCCCGCTACTCCTGTTGCCCCAGCGGTCATGCCTGCCCGAAGCGCGTCGGCACAGGTCCTGGCAATGCCCCGTGAATCTCAGCCCTTTGAAGAACTGCCCTCAGTGCCAGCCTTCGTGGCTCCGCGAGGGGCAGAGCCCATCCCTAAGGTGGTGGCTCGTCAGGCAACGGCCTTGAGCCCCGCCGCTCCTGTGACGCGCACATCCGTTCAGGCCTGGCACGGCTCCTTCGTACCTAGTACAGCAACTGGTGACGGGGCCGGCGCCGGCCAGACACAGGCAACGCTCGTCCCTGCTCCCGTGGTAGGACAGGTATCCGCGCCGTTGTCTTCCCCCCGTCCTGCTGGCCTTCCGGTTCAGCGTTCAGGCCTCCTTCCTAACCCGACCAACAGCGGAGCCGAGACATCACTGGCCGCAGACACCTCTGCATGGTCTCGGCCGGCACAACCGGTCTTTTCTCCCGTACAGAGGCCCGCTGAGCAATCAGCCACCACACCTCGCTTGGCCGTGGGCCAAGCGCCTGCCTTCTTGCCGCTGCCAGGGCACGCCTCGGATCAGGCCAATAGGACGGGGAATCCCCCATTTGGCATACCGACGCCATTGATGCTGGGCGCGCCTGACTCGGAAGCCACCCGCCCGCGCTTCGGGCCTGCGGTACCGGTCGGTCTTCCGCCGGTTGTGCCCACCGCACCTTCCCTCACTTCTCCGGACGCCCACGTGTGGCCGGGAAGGGAGAGCGGACTCCGGCCTTCAGTGTCTCCAGCAGAATCATCTCAGGCCTTCCCCACGCCGGTCTGGACCTCGTGGGCGGAGATAACGGCATTCTCCCAACCCGACCTTCCCGGCCGCCCTGGGCCCGTATTTCCCTTGCCAGCCCAATCAGCACGACCGGACCTGACTCACCTTGGCGCCCAGGCACTTCGGGCCGATGGGCACGGCACCCCCCTGCCGCTGGGCGTGCAGGAGGCCCTTCAGCGCACGCTGGGCACGTCCGTGCGGGATATCCGCGTGGTCCGCAACGCGCAGGTGCCGGCCCTGCTCTCGGCCGCGAACGCGGAGGGGCTCGCGGTGGACCGCACCGTGTTCCTGCCGGCCCATGTGGACCTGACCACGCCCGCTGGGCATGCCCTGGCCGCGCATGAGTTCACGCATGCGCTGCGGCGCACCCAGCCGGGCTTCATGCCGGACGTCGTGCGCCGCGCCGATCCGGCTGCGCCCTCCCTGGCTCACGAGGAGGAGCTCGCGGTCCTGACCGAGCACCTCGCGCATCAGGAAGCCCAGGATGCCCCCCGGGCCCCGGCCCGGACCTCCTCCCTCCCTCTGACCGCGCGGGAGCGGCGTACCCCAAGGGACATGTCGCTCCCCCGCGCGCCAATCATGCCGGCCCCGACGCGGCCTGAGCTGGCCCCGGTGACTCCCGCTGCCCCCGCCCGGACTTCCTCCCCCGCTCCACAGGTGCATGCGGCCGACATGAACCGCCCAGCGCCTCAGCCACCCAGCAATCCAGCCCCCGCCCCCAGCAAGGAACGCGAGAAGGACGTCGCGGTCGGCAGCCGCCAGTCCACCACCCCGCAGGTGGACCTCGATCAGGTGGCCCGCGACGTGTACGCCCGCCTGCGCGAACGACTCGGCGAGGAACTTCGCCGCCTGCGCAGCTGACCCCTTCAGGAGACCTCATGCCCCCTGCCGCCCGCATCGGAGACAACCACACCTGCCCCATGAGCACCGGATGGACCCCCCACGTCGGGGGGCCCATCGTCGCCGGCAGCGGCAACGTCCGCATCGGCGGCAGCATGGCCGCCCGCGTGGGCGACATGTGCACCTGCCAGGGCCCACCCGACAGCATTGCCCGGGGCAGCGGCACAGTTCGTATCAACGGCCTGCCGGCCGCCCGCCTCGGTGACACCACGGTGCACGGCGGCGTCATCGTTGCCGGCGCCCCCAACGTCAACATCGGCGGGTAGGCACCCAGCCCCCGACCGCCCCAGTCTTCCGGAGACCCTCATGCTCGAACCTGCTGCTCCCGCTGGACCGAAAAAGAAAGCCCACCCGCCCAAGAAGACCGCCCAGAAGAAAACCCCCACAAAGGCAGCGGCCCGGCCGGCGCCTGCCGTGAAGAAGGCTGCCCAGAAGACCGCT from Deinococcus ficus includes:
- a CDS encoding eCIS core domain-containing protein, coding for MQEALQRTLGTSVRDIRVVRNAQVPALLSAANAEGLAVDRTVFLPAHVDLTTPAGHALAAHEFTHALRRTQPGFMPDVVRRADPAAPSLAHEEELAVLTEHLAHQEAQDAPRAPARTSSLPLTARERRTPRDMSLPRAPIMPAPTRPELAPVTPAAPARTSSPAPQVHAADMNRPAPQPPSNPAPAPSKEREKDVAVGSRQSTTPQVDLDQVARDVYARLRERLGEELRRLRS
- a CDS encoding phage tail sheath family protein — protein: MAEYLSPGVFIEESTSGPRPIEGVSTTTAAFVGFAPSGPANTPVFIANWQQFVDTFGTIDASGRKTPFMEGAYLAQSVYAYFNNGGTRCYVVRLVPGEVTSGKKTVEAARSLQLPSRASSAVPSLNIVARGGVQSDVIVEILPATPEAKPDAPQGNQGKGKDAKGNDAKDADSGEGDGLFTMKVTRDGQTERFENVSIGKRHPRNVTEVLTKESTLITIEEVTGAGPLAERVPEVGTYVLQAATNVLTSGGEMNNQDFVGSTDGRSGIESLEIAEEVAMIAVPDLMGAYQRGLLDLDGVKAVQRALIDHCERNANRMAILDTPPDLTPQQVVKWRNVDTNFDSSYAAMYYPWVTIAGPDGRPMTVPPSGFVAGIYARTDIERGVHKAPANELVNGILRPALQISKSEQDILNPIGVNCIREFPGMGVRVWGARTLSSDARWRYVPVRRLFNFVEQSINRGTQWAVFEPNDENLWFRVRRDITNFLTGVWRDGALFGNTAREAFYVKCDAELNPADLRDRGIMQIEVALAPVKPAEFIVIRFSQHAGGGE
- a CDS encoding phage tail protein, whose translation is MNADKNSTIVAQVAETYAQYKNRTQQDSRASESAYKVLANCRYRVAIDGIEYAAFSEVSGLQIETETMDFIEGGFNDRVLRLPVRSKVGNLTLKRGITSGNELLQWHLRIVQGYLDLKNVTIYVYNTKGDVLTRFELMQAFPVKWSGPQFTGGGDAVAVETLELAHSGFLQIN
- a CDS encoding phage tail protein codes for the protein MTGDNTNRKDPLVAAYFSVEFDGKVVGAFRECTGLGSQSQVVEYRATDKNGKPVLIREPGTMKYNDIVLKRGITNDMDMWSWRRQVEEGDLTGARRSGTITLHNQKGEPIARWTFRNAWPSNLNGPTYDAKSNEVAVEELTITHEGYTREQ
- a CDS encoding PAAR domain-containing protein encodes the protein MPPAARIGDNHTCPMSTGWTPHVGGPIVAGSGNVRIGGSMAARVGDMCTCQGPPDSIARGSGTVRINGLPAARLGDTTVHGGVIVAGAPNVNIGG